A window of the Limnochordia bacterium genome harbors these coding sequences:
- a CDS encoding sugar transferase yields the protein MKPYLTLKGILDCVLAVTVLPIVLPIMAIAAMAIKIEEPEGPVFFNQKRPGKDGRIFEVYKFRTMRIETKRNGRQLSDIERMTKVGSFLRKTSIDELPQVFNILLGEMSFIGPRPLLVQYLSHYTPEQMRRHKVRPGISGWAQVNGRNTISWEEKFKLDVWYVDNISFLLDMKIFFMTIRNVFSRKGINNSEEDTMPLFSNESSCKELHETRIRTRVERKSID from the coding sequence ATGAAACCTTATTTGACACTAAAAGGAATACTAGATTGTGTTCTTGCTGTTACTGTATTGCCTATCGTATTGCCTATCATGGCAATAGCAGCTATGGCTATTAAGATAGAAGAACCGGAAGGACCAGTTTTCTTTAATCAGAAGCGTCCAGGAAAAGACGGGAGGATATTTGAGGTTTATAAATTTAGAACTATGAGAATCGAAACCAAGCGAAACGGTAGACAACTATCTGATATAGAAAGAATGACAAAGGTAGGTTCGTTTCTGCGAAAGACAAGTATAGACGAGTTGCCGCAGGTTTTTAACATATTGCTTGGTGAGATGAGTTTCATAGGACCGCGACCTCTTCTTGTTCAGTACCTTAGTCATTATACGCCTGAGCAGATGCGTCGACACAAGGTTCGACCGGGGATCTCTGGTTGGGCTCAAGTTAATGGACGAAACACCATAAGCTGGGAAGAGAAATTTAAACTAGATGTATGGTATGTTGATAACATTAGCTTTTTGCTTGATATGAAGATATTCTTTATGACAATAAGAAATGTCTTTAGTAGAAAAGGCATCAATAACTCGGAGGAGGATACTATGCCCTTGTTTTCAAATGAAAGCAGTTGCAAGGAGCTCCATGAGACTAGGATTAGAACTAGGGTTGAGAGGAAATCTATAGACTGA
- a CDS encoding aminotransferase class I/II-fold pyridoxal phosphate-dependent enzyme, producing the protein MSHNRIYLSPPHLGGEELSFVEDAFASNWIAPLGPHVEAFENEVAQYVGSKSALALSSGTAAIHLALKYLGVQEGDYVFCSSLTFAGSCNPIMYEKAIPVFIDSEPDSWNMSPVALQKAFEAFENRGIKPKTVIIVNLYGQSADMDKLLPICEHYGVPVVEDAAESLGAMHKGKASGTFGHIGIFSFNGNKIITTSGGGMAVSNDLDAIKKMKFWATQAREPARHYEHKEVGYNYRLSNILAAIGRGQLRVLDERIQQKKRVYETYKKAFAGNHEIELMPIASYGPPNYWLTVITIADERITPEDVVKALDEKDIESRPVWKPMHLQPVFRESEYYTHDEDVSACLFSRGVCLPSGGAMTEEEQQLVVDTIKELL; encoded by the coding sequence TTGAGTCACAATCGTATATATCTCTCTCCCCCTCATCTAGGAGGGGAAGAACTAAGCTTTGTTGAAGATGCATTTGCCTCGAATTGGATTGCTCCTTTGGGTCCACATGTTGAGGCTTTTGAAAACGAAGTAGCACAGTATGTAGGATCAAAGAGTGCCTTGGCCTTATCGTCTGGTACAGCAGCTATTCATTTGGCACTAAAGTACCTTGGTGTTCAAGAAGGAGACTATGTCTTTTGTTCTTCACTGACTTTTGCGGGCAGTTGTAATCCAATCATGTATGAGAAAGCAATACCGGTGTTTATTGATTCTGAACCTGATAGTTGGAACATGTCGCCGGTGGCATTACAGAAAGCATTTGAAGCTTTCGAAAATAGAGGTATAAAACCTAAAACCGTAATCATTGTTAATCTATATGGACAAAGTGCTGATATGGACAAGCTTCTGCCAATCTGCGAGCATTATGGTGTTCCGGTTGTAGAAGATGCGGCAGAATCTTTAGGTGCGATGCATAAGGGGAAAGCGAGTGGTACTTTTGGACACATAGGTATCTTTTCCTTTAATGGGAACAAGATCATTACAACCTCCGGTGGAGGGATGGCCGTTTCAAATGATCTTGATGCTATCAAAAAGATGAAGTTTTGGGCGACCCAAGCAAGAGAACCCGCGCGTCACTATGAGCATAAAGAGGTTGGATATAATTATCGTTTAAGTAATATTCTGGCTGCCATTGGCCGAGGTCAACTAAGGGTGCTTGATGAACGAATTCAACAGAAAAAAAGAGTGTATGAAACCTATAAAAAGGCATTTGCAGGTAACCATGAGATTGAGTTAATGCCCATAGCATCCTATGGTCCACCAAATTACTGGCTTACCGTGATTACTATCGCTGATGAGAGAATCACTCCTGAGGATGTTGTTAAAGCACTAGATGAAAAAGACATAGAATCTCGACCGGTGTGGAAACCTATGCATCTTCAACCTGTATTCCGGGAGTCTGAGTACTATACCCATGATGAGGATGTATCTGCATGTTTGTTCAGCAGGGGTGTATGTTTACCATCAGGGGGTGCCATGACGGAAGAAGAACAACAGCTTGTTGTAGATACTATTAAGGAACTGTTATGA
- a CDS encoding glycosyltransferase family 4 protein — MQPPKVIHVVTSSASVGLMRGQLSYLREAGFDVTVVSAPGPGLDKAGETEQVNTVSVVMDRGISSPFQDLRALWQLYRLFKTLEPDLVNVSTPKAGFLGAIASRLAGVPNIIYTVRGLRFETTSGIKKSILCMCEKIAIACSDRVLCVSESVRQEMVELGLAVNKKTYVLGKGSSNGINLEDYEQTLQRPLGAEKIRCKLNIPLQSRVIGFVGRITRDKGINELVDAFLIVKKEFPDLVLLVVGRKDSAETVEPRIRKELEENRDIILVGHVNDPAPYYMLMDLLVLPTYREGFPNVVLEAGAASIPTVGTYATGVVDAVIDNETGLLSPIGDIEALASNISLLLSNQELARNMGFAAKRYVTENFRSEDVWCRIEEFYWDMLDESNWMK, encoded by the coding sequence ATGCAACCTCCAAAGGTCATTCATGTAGTGACGTCATCAGCTAGTGTAGGGCTAATGAGAGGACAGCTTTCATATTTGCGGGAAGCCGGCTTTGATGTAACCGTTGTATCTGCTCCTGGTCCGGGTTTAGATAAGGCAGGCGAGACAGAACAAGTTAACACGGTTTCGGTTGTGATGGATCGTGGTATATCGTCCCCGTTTCAGGACCTTAGAGCCCTCTGGCAGTTATATAGACTTTTTAAAACGTTAGAGCCTGATTTGGTAAATGTAAGTACGCCTAAGGCGGGTTTTTTAGGAGCAATAGCATCCCGCTTAGCAGGGGTTCCTAACATAATTTATACCGTACGGGGTTTACGCTTTGAGACTACTAGCGGCATTAAGAAGAGTATTCTATGTATGTGTGAAAAAATAGCTATAGCTTGTTCTGACAGGGTGTTATGTGTGAGTGAGAGTGTGCGGCAGGAAATGGTGGAGCTAGGTCTTGCTGTAAACAAAAAGACATATGTTTTAGGTAAAGGTAGTAGCAATGGTATAAATTTGGAAGATTACGAACAGACTCTGCAGCGACCATTAGGAGCAGAGAAAATTCGCTGCAAGCTTAATATCCCGTTACAAAGCCGTGTTATTGGTTTTGTCGGTAGGATTACACGAGATAAAGGGATCAATGAATTAGTAGACGCTTTCTTGATTGTAAAGAAGGAATTCCCGGATCTAGTTCTTCTAGTTGTAGGAAGAAAGGATAGTGCCGAAACGGTCGAACCGCGGATCAGAAAAGAATTAGAGGAAAACCGAGACATTATTTTAGTAGGCCACGTGAACGATCCTGCTCCTTATTATATGCTTATGGATTTATTGGTTCTCCCTACTTACAGGGAAGGATTTCCTAATGTTGTTCTTGAGGCTGGGGCTGCCAGCATTCCAACTGTTGGGACGTATGCAACTGGTGTGGTAGATGCAGTTATAGATAATGAGACAGGACTGCTAAGTCCGATCGGGGATATAGAAGCTTTAGCGAGCAATATATCATTGCTGTTGAGCAATCAGGAGCTGGCGAGAAATATGGGTTTCGCAGCGAAGCGTTATGTTACCGAGAATTTTAGGTCTGAGGATGTGTGGTGTAGAATTGAGGAGTTTTACTGGGATATGCTCGATGAATCAAACTGGATGAAGTGA
- a CDS encoding SDR family oxidoreductase, which translates to MAVYLVTGGAGFIGSNIVETLLENGANVRVLDNLSTGKAENLREYQDDIEFINGDIRDLERCQKACKGVDYVLHQAALGSVPRSIEAPKTTNDVNISGTLNMLVAARDQDVQRFVYASSSSVYGDDPNLPKKEDRVGRVLSPYALTKKTNEIYARLFFELYGLPTIGLRYFNVFGKRQDPHSAYAAVIPKFVRRLINDQPGVIYGDGQQSRDFTHVSNVIQANLLACSATAPAFGQVFNIACGSSTTVLELYEKISNLLGKSITPEFRPPRKGDVKHSNADVEKAIKFLRYEPKINIDQGLEMTIDWYVNNL; encoded by the coding sequence ATGGCTGTATACTTGGTAACCGGTGGAGCTGGTTTTATCGGTTCTAACATTGTGGAAACCCTATTGGAAAACGGGGCTAATGTTAGAGTGTTAGATAACCTGTCTACCGGCAAAGCAGAAAACTTGAGAGAGTATCAAGATGACATAGAATTCATCAACGGTGATATTCGAGACCTAGAAAGATGTCAGAAGGCATGCAAAGGAGTAGATTATGTTCTCCATCAGGCAGCTTTAGGGTCCGTTCCGCGTTCAATAGAGGCTCCTAAGACTACAAATGATGTAAATATCTCAGGCACATTAAATATGTTAGTCGCTGCTCGAGATCAGGATGTACAAAGATTTGTCTACGCCTCATCTTCTTCGGTCTATGGTGATGATCCTAATCTACCTAAAAAAGAGGATAGAGTTGGTAGGGTGCTTTCACCATATGCACTTACCAAGAAAACTAACGAAATTTATGCACGTCTATTCTTTGAATTATATGGGCTACCAACTATAGGTTTGAGATATTTCAATGTCTTTGGTAAGAGACAAGATCCTCATTCGGCATATGCTGCGGTAATCCCCAAATTCGTAAGACGTTTGATCAACGATCAGCCCGGTGTGATTTATGGTGATGGTCAACAGTCTCGCGACTTTACACACGTTTCAAATGTGATCCAAGCAAACTTGTTAGCTTGTTCAGCTACTGCACCTGCTTTCGGTCAGGTGTTTAATATCGCTTGTGGAAGTAGCACTACAGTACTTGAACTCTATGAGAAGATTTCTAACTTGCTTGGCAAGAGCATCACACCAGAGTTTAGACCACCTCGTAAAGGTGATGTAAAGCATTCCAATGCGGATGTGGAGAAGGCAATAAAATTCTTGCGATATGAACCTAAGATAAATATCGATCAAGGATTGGAAATGACTATAGATTGGTATGTAAATAATCTATAG
- a CDS encoding nucleotide sugar dehydrogenase, whose product MNYDLLKSKIMNRQAVVGVIGLGYVGLPLAVEMAKAGYKVIGIDLSKEKVKQLQVGKSFILDVSDKELQQVAANGNFEATTDYARVGEMDTISICVPTPLRKTKDPDITYITAAVRGIKEHMKKGTLIILESTTYPGTTEELVRAELEECGLEVGVDFFLCFSPERVDPGNKHYNTKNTPKIIGGTTPQCSRLASMLYENVLESVVTVSSTKVAETVKLLENTFRAVNIALVNEMALMCDRMGIDVWEVIDAAATKPFGFMKFTPGPGIGGHCIPIDPMYLSWKAKTYDFYNKFIELASDTNGNMPRYVVNKVSDALNLQRKCINGSRILLLGVAYKKDINDLRDSPGLELFRLLQEKGARTDFHDPFVDRFLDESTGDYVYGVGLDHIQEYDLVLLVTDHSSLDYRWIAANAQLVLDTRNAFAGIESSNIIKIGAPLPEYPQASLMETEAAATKED is encoded by the coding sequence ATGAATTATGATTTGTTAAAATCAAAGATTATGAATAGACAAGCAGTAGTAGGAGTGATCGGACTTGGATACGTTGGCTTACCATTAGCTGTGGAAATGGCCAAGGCTGGATATAAAGTCATAGGCATAGACCTATCTAAAGAGAAAGTCAAGCAGTTACAGGTTGGTAAGTCATTCATTCTTGACGTATCTGATAAAGAACTTCAGCAAGTTGCCGCTAACGGTAACTTCGAAGCTACCACCGATTATGCTAGAGTAGGTGAAATGGATACCATTAGTATTTGTGTTCCAACACCTTTGAGGAAGACGAAAGATCCGGATATTACTTACATTACCGCAGCGGTCAGAGGTATCAAAGAACATATGAAAAAGGGTACCCTTATTATCCTCGAAAGCACCACATATCCGGGAACTACTGAAGAGTTAGTTCGCGCTGAACTCGAGGAATGTGGATTAGAAGTAGGTGTTGACTTCTTCCTCTGTTTCTCGCCAGAAAGGGTTGATCCGGGGAATAAGCACTATAATACAAAGAACACCCCAAAGATTATCGGTGGAACTACACCGCAGTGTTCCAGGCTAGCTTCTATGCTATATGAAAATGTACTCGAGTCTGTCGTTACCGTAAGCTCCACAAAGGTAGCCGAAACAGTAAAGCTCTTAGAAAACACATTTAGAGCAGTCAACATTGCCTTGGTTAACGAAATGGCACTAATGTGTGATAGAATGGGAATTGATGTATGGGAAGTCATTGACGCTGCTGCTACAAAACCGTTTGGTTTTATGAAGTTTACACCAGGACCAGGAATCGGTGGACATTGTATTCCAATAGACCCAATGTATCTATCTTGGAAAGCTAAGACCTATGACTTTTATAATAAATTTATAGAACTTGCCAGTGATACAAATGGAAACATGCCACGGTATGTTGTTAATAAGGTTAGCGATGCACTAAACTTACAAAGGAAATGTATCAATGGATCTAGAATTCTTCTTCTGGGAGTTGCTTACAAGAAGGACATCAATGATCTACGGGATTCTCCTGGCTTAGAATTATTTCGGTTGCTGCAAGAAAAAGGAGCCAGGACAGACTTTCACGATCCATTTGTAGATAGATTCCTAGACGAGAGCACCGGAGATTACGTATACGGTGTAGGTTTGGACCATATACAAGAGTACGATTTAGTGCTTTTAGTCACCGACCATAGCAGTTTGGATTATAGGTGGATTGCTGCAAACGCCCAACTTGTTTTGGATACACGAAATGCCTTTGCGGGTATAGAAAGCAGTAACATTATCAAAATAGGGGCACCCCTGCCCGAATACCCGCAAGCATCACTAATGGAAACAGAAGCGGCAGCTACTAAAGAAGACTAA